Sequence from the Bacteroidia bacterium genome:
GTGAGATCTGCAACAAAAATATGGCTGAAAAAATCCCCGTGGCCGGGTTTTCCCTGGATCACGGCGATATCGTACTGCTGGTAGGAATACAGAAAGGTTCCCTTCACTTTTTTGGTGAACTTTTTGGTGATCTCAATATTCAGATCCTGGAAATAGATATTATCTCCGGGAGGAAAATATCCGGCTTCATATCCGATCAGGGAAATGGTATCGTTCAATTGGGTGGTATCCAGTGCATGAGAGGCAGAATAATTTATAGCCAGGTCCATGCCGTATTTTCCACCCAGTTTAGTTTCCTTCTTGAATTTATACATGAATTCGGCCTGATAGCCCAGCTCCCCGTTATTTTGGGAGGCATACGGATGGAAAGCCATCAGTCCGTACGTATGCTGCCGTACAAGGGCGGGATTAAAGTTTATAGTGCTGAAATTTCCATTGGCATCCCTGTCAGATTTATAAGACATGTTGTCAATCCGCTTCACTCCCACTAAAAACCCAATACCCTTTTTTGAATAACTGGCCTGTACAATAGCTCCTTCGCCGTGATTGTAAATATATCCGTTATCGTTGCTGGGATCATTGATTTTGTAGGCATATTCCGCATTGATCTTAAAATTGCCATGGCTGATGATAAATCTTCCTGCGCTGAGGCCAACATTTTGGGGAAGGATCAGGTTGGGATTGCCATCGGCCTGAAATTTAGAAACAAAACTTCCGCCCAGGATCACTTTGGTTTTCTTCTCTTCCCATTTTTTCACAAACTCATTCAGATTCAGTTCTCCGTCGAGTCCACGAACCAATCCCGAGTAATTGAAAAACTTTCGCTGACGACCGATCAAACCTTTCAGGTACACCCCTTTTACCGGTTTAAAGATCACCCTCACCCCATCCAGTGAATTATCAATCCCCAGTCCGCGCTCTTCGTAAATACGCAAAGACAACCCGTTTCCGAATTGCTCATAAAAATTTCCCACGGTCACTTCAAGGTCGTCCACTTTATAGCTGGCATACCGGATGGCAATGCCGGTTCCCTTGTACCCGGGATCATATCCCTGCAGCACATTCAGGTAAGACTCATAGCGAACCCCGGCGTTAAAATGGCCACGGGTATACGTGAGGTTGCAATATCCGTTAAAGAGCCACTTTTCCGGAACTTCCGGTGCGCCTATGGCGGAATCAGGATTGTAATATTGGCCGGTGGATTCAAAACTCCCGCGGATCTCACCGGAATTATTCGGTGCGGGAGTGTTTTCTTGGGAGTAGGTGAATGTGGAAATGCTCAGGGTTAAGACAAGGATCGCTGCCTTTTTCACAAACAGGTTTTTAAGGTTTATTATTCCGGCTTTTTTCCTGCCGCAACATTTTTGATCACTTCCAGCAATTTAGCTTCTCCGCCCTCCGTATAGGTAGTGGTTTCCCAAACCACCTCTCCTGCCCCGTTCACCACAAACACATGAGGTACATTATTCACATTCATCGCCCGCTTGAAATCCGAATTCTCGTCCAGGAGAATATCGTATTCCCAGCCTTTGCTGTCAACGTATGGCTTTACTTTGGCGGAACTCTTGGAATCGTCAATTGAAACGGCCACAATCTTCACTCCGGTCTCCTTCTGCCACTCGCTGTAAACATCCGCGATGGCATTCAGTTCCTTCTTGCAGGGCGTACACCAGGTTGCCCAGAAATCAATCACCATGGGCTTCCCGTTGTTCGAAAGCTTTCCGGTATTGAATTTCTGGCCATCCAGCGTTTTTATATCCACGGCCGGCACTTTTTTCCCATCAGAAATCCGGACTGTAAAGGCGGTAAAGAGTACCAGAGTACTCAGTGCAATGGTGCTTAAAATGATCTTTTTCATGTCGGTGTTAAATGGTTTACCTCACTACTCAAAAAGAACGCCAATTATTGCTGGATGGTCAGAAGCTTCGTAACTTTTTGACCGTCAACGATCAGGCTAACCATATAAACTCCATCCGGAAGGGTAATGCCATTCGAGAGGTTAACATTACCGGAAATCCGGGTTCCCAGGTCGCGGCTGATAATTTTTTCGCCTGTAACGGTGTACACCTCCACGCTCACCTGACCTTCATTCAACAGGGTGAAATCAAGATTCGCATTCCCGCTGGACGGATTTGGATACAGGTTGAAACCAATCACGTTGGTGTTTTCTTCCACTCCGGTACTGTTTACGATATTGATATCGTCGAGGTACAGGTTATTTCCTGAATTGGAGATACCCACAAATTTGATGATCACATCATTGTTTCCTGCGAAGGCGTTCAGGTTAACGATTTCGTTTCTCCATGCAGTGGCATTCGGGGCAAACACAGCGGTTTGCGGATTAGTGGTTTTCAGGTTGCTGCCGCTCTTACTGTACACGGTTGTCCAGGTGGCACCGCAATCGGTTGAAACACGTACTTCAAGTTTATCAATAGAAAGTGTATTGTATTGTGCATAAGCCACATTAAACGTAAGTGAAGCCGCGGTGGTATTGGAACTCAGGTCTACCATAGGAGCTACCAGTTCATCATTGGTATTGGCTGCAGCGTTAAAGAAATCCATTTTCGCTGACGAAGCAGAGTTTCCGAAACCTCCTCCGCTGGTCCATCGGGTCCAGGTATAAGCATCTGTGTTGCCAACGGCCCATTCGCTGGGAGGCCAGGTTGTGTTCTCGTATCCTTCGGTAAGTGGTGCGGAAGAAGGAGTAAGACTAACTACGAAATTATATACCTGCGTATCATTGGAGGGATACTGATCACCGCCCCCGTTCGGGTTGGTGGTCCATACCGTGAGTGTATGGCTTCCGTCGCCGGCATTAATGGTAGGAATAACAACGTTGGCGAAAGCCTGGGGGGCCAGGTTTCCGGTCCAGTTTATCACCTGCGGCGAGTTGGCATCGAGCTGATAATTTACATCAACCGAAGTCAGGTTGTTTGAAGAAATGTTGGTTATGGTGGCTGTCAGGTTATACGTCCCGGTGCAATTCACCACAGTAGTGTTGTTGATGGAATTCACCCCGGCGTCGAATTGGATGGTGTTGGGAGCGGAGTAAGCTGACTGGTGAACATCCTTAGTGGAGTTGTTTTCCTGAATGAATGCCACAAAAGCGAGTTCATTGATATTGTATATGTAAGAAGGTACAGCAACCGCGAAGTTGAGCGTTTGAGTTTGCGCATTCGTCCATGTACTGCCCAGTGTTGTTCCGTTGGCATTGGGATACATTTTACGCATTACCATAAAGAAGTCCTTTTCTCCGTTACTTCCCGGAGGGGTGGTAAAGTGGATCTCCTTTTCAACCATTGCCAGATGAAACTTCAGTGCGGATGTAGCGGTAAAGGCTTGTGCGGCGGTGATCACCACGGTTACATAAGCGGAGTCAAAATCATTCGACATCACGTGAGTGAGCTGCAGGGCAAACGGAGCCGGAGTGCTGTACCGGTTATTGATTTCCGTCTGGCTGAGACAAACCGGGGCGCCGGTATAGGCATTACAATCATTCACAATGGCCGGTCCATCCAAACGTCCGTGCGGCACACCTGTAACGTTATAATAGGTTACACGGGTTTGCACATCGGTAGGATTCTGCGCATTCATCGGATCCACACCCGGCCAGGATGTCTGGTACTTCAGCGATACCGCTTTGGCCGTATTGGCAGCAAGCAGGGCGTTAAACGAAGGGTTCTGGGAAGCGCAGGGACCGCAGGAGGCCTGGGTAAATTCTTCTACGAACACCAGGCGTTGCGTTTGTGCTTCTGCGAACATTGCGGCTCCGAGAGCCAGTGTGGAAAGGATGAATTTTTTCATTGTTGCTTTTTTAGAACGGGATGCTTTAAAAAAAATCCGGGACCGGAAAAAGTTCCGGTCCCGGTAAAACAGTAATCGGTCAATGACTGATTGTTACTTTTTGGGTGATGGTTTGTCCGCCAGCGGTAACGGTAATATAATACACTCCGCTGCTCAGGTCTGATCCGTCAACAGAAAGCGTATTCTCACCGGCATTCATAGAGCCGGCTGGGATTTCTTTCACCATTTCTCCCATTACATTATACATACGTACGCTCACCTCTTCCGACTGGTTCAGGAACAGGCTGATGGTAGCGTTTGCGGCAAAGGGATTTGGGAAAACAACCATTCCCGAAAGGCTCTCATGTTCTTCAACAGAGGTAGTGTTGGCAAGGTTGATATCATCAATGTACAGGTTATTTCCGTAAGCAGAAGTGGCGGTGAACTTAATGAGCACGCTGTTGTTTCCTGCGTAGGTATTCAGGTTCACGATCTCGTTTCTCCACTGCGTGGCATTGGGGGTGAATGCACTTGTGGTGGGATTGGCTGTTTTAAGGGTTGCACCCGATTTACTGAACACGGTAGTCCAGGAAGAACCGCAGTCGGTGGAAACTTTTACTTCCAGGCGGTCATTTTCGCTGGAATACTGTGCATAGGCTACGTTAAAGGAAAGTGATGCCGAAGTGCTGGAACCGGAAAGGTCAGCCAGAGGCATATAGAATTCATCTACGTTTCCAGAGGTACTGTTAAAGAAATCCATTTTTGCGCAGGCAGTTGAATTTCCGAAACCACCGGCTCCGGTTCTGCGGGTCCAGGTTGGTCCGTTATCCGGGTTTGAGATTGCCCATCCGTTGGGAGCAAAGGTGGTGTTCTGGTAACCTTCAACCAAAGGTGTGACATCCGGTACGGTATTGATCACAAAACTGGAAAGTTGCTGGTCGTTGGAAGGATTGTAATCCTGAACTCCGTTCGGAATTGTAGTCCACACGGTGAACGTATGGCTTCCATCACCGGCACTCTGAGAAGGAAGAACTACGTTCGTAGTTGCGCTGGGGGCCAGATTTCCTGTCCATGGCAAAGTGGTGGGAGTGTTGGCATCAATCTGCATATTGATGGTGCAGGAAGTAAGATTCACTGCACCGCTGTTGATAATAGTCACCGTGGGGGTAAAGGTTCCGGAACACTGCTGAATGGGAAGGCCGGTAAGGGTGGTTACGCCCGCGTCGTTGGTCACAGGAACAGGAGCGCTGTAGGCAGCCTGGCAGACATTTTTGTTTCCATCCTGCTGAATGAAAGCTACAAAGCCAACCTGACTGCGATTATAGATATATGCAGGAAGGACTACGTTGAAGCTCAGGGTCTGCGTTTGCGCGTTGGTCCATGAAGAAGCCAGCGTGGTACCGTTGGCATCAGGATACATTCTGCGCATTACCCAGCTGAAATCCATTTCACCATTTGTGCCCGGAGGGGTAGAGAAATTGATCTCACGCTCTACCATGGCCAGGTGCAGCTTCAGGTTACCATTAGAAGTAAACGCCTGTGCCGCGGTGATGGTAATGGTGATATAAGCAGAATCGAAATCGCTAGACATCGTGTGTACAGCGGTCAGCGAAAAAGGAGCCGAAACCGCATACTCATTGTTAATATCGGTCTGGCTCAGACAGGCCGGCGCACCGGTATAAGCATTGCAATCATTCACAATCGCTGTTCCGTCCATCATACCATGCGGAACACCGGAAACGTTATAATAGGTAACGCGGGGTCCTACCCAGGTTTGAGTTTGAGCATTCATCGGATCAACTCCGGGCCAGCTGGTTTGATACTTAATCGCCACCACTTTGGTGGGATTCGCATCCAGCAGTGTGTTGAAGGCGGGATTTTGAGAAGCGCAGGGTCCGCAGGATGCCTGGGTGAATTCTTCCACCAGTACCAGTCGCTGCGTTTGGGCGAAGGAGGCCCCGGCAAACAGACCGGCAATAAAGAGCGTAGATAGTTTTTTCATGTTTGGATACTTTTGATTTGAGTGAATAAAGTTAACTTTTTACGGTCAGCCGGCCAAGTCCGGAAAAAAACTTCCTGCTAACCCATGCAATTTCGCTCCCCGATACAGATATTTGCAACCTGAATACCCTTAAAAACGTAAACATTCAAAACGCACTTTAGATCCTTTAACGTTTTATATGTTTGATTTTTAGTACCTTAGAAAAATAATGGCTTCGGAACAACTCTTTCTTTTGATAAAATCGCTGAATCCGGAAGAAAAGCGCCAGTTCAAACTGTTTTCTTCAAAGTATCAGCGGGCCCGGGGGAATAACTACGTACGGTTGTTTGACGCAATCGACAAAATGGCGCACTACGATGAGCAGGAACTACGTGTTAAATTCCGGAAGGAAAAATTCGTGAAGCAGCTGCACGTAACAAAAAATTATCTCTACAACCTGATTCTGAATTCGCTGACGCTTACACATATTGAGAATTCAACGGATGCGCCACTGGACGGAATTCTGATTCAGGCAGAAATACTCTTTAAAAAATCGTTGTATGATCCCTGCCTGAAACTGGTAGAAAAGGGAAAAGAGCTTTCCCGGAAAATGGAACGTCCCCTTTTATTCATCGAGTTCAACGCCCTGGAACACAGGATTGCGATTAAAAAATACGATGTGGATTATTTCCGCAGAATGTCGGTGGGAGGTTATTACGAAGTAGTGAATTCCCTGAATCAACTTCGCGATTTTGTGGAATTACGCCGTTTGCTGAACTCGCTGATTGTTTTGATGGAAAAGCCTTTTGAAATGCTCTCCGACGAGGATCGGGTGAAGCTCTATGAAGAAAGCAATCATCCCATTCTGAAATCAGAACGGCCGGAGTGGATCACCGACTGCCGCATTCTTTATTTCAATTACCGCCGGCAGTTCTATGATTATACACATGATTACAGCAAAGCTCTTCAGGTGGCAGATGAGTACGCCCAGTTTATAATGGGACCGGAGAACGCACAAAAAACAGAATTGTTTTCCAGCATTATGTTTGCACTTTCCAATCTTGTGTCCGCACAGCTGAAAGCAGGAAAATACGCCGAAGCGGCGGCATCGCTCCAGCAGCTGCAGGAAGTGCACGCCCGCACCAGCGATCAGCGCATCATGAAGGATGAACGTTTATACCTTCTCAGGCTCAGTACGCTGATGCAGTCAAGGGCATTTGATGACGCCATCCGCTTCGCAGTAGATGCTGAAGATTTCCTGCAACGGTTCGATGAGAAAATATCCCGCCTTTTCCGTCTCGAGATCATCAGCCTGCTCTCCACTCTTTATTTTTATACCGGTCATTTTCAAAAATCGCTTCAATGGCGAAACCGCATCATTAATACCCCGGAAAAGGAAGTACACGAGGAGATTTATGAATACTCACTCCTTGCGGACCTGCTCATTCACCTGGAACTGAAGAATCACCAGTTGCTGCAGTACAAGCTCAAATCCGCTAAACGCTATTTCCAGAAGAAAAAGCAATACCATGCCCTCGAGTCTGCGGTGATAAAAGTGATTACTCAGTCGCAGTACAAGGAGGATCAGGCAATCCGGAAAATCTTCCGGGATTCGGAGGAAAGCTTCCTTAAACTAAAGCAGCAAAAAATCAATACTTCGTATTTCGACCAGTTCGACTTTACCGCCTGGGTAAAGTCAAAGGCCGAAAAGTGCCTGATCTGTGAAATCCGTCCCGGTGGAATACGTTCCTCCTCTAAAAAGTGATCACCGCCTGTGTTCCGGTGGGGAAAAGAAAGAGAAATAGGAACATATTAGCCTGTTAATCATTAGATTAGTAGTCTGTTTTGAACTTAGTTCCTGTCAGATTCTTACACAAACGGTGATTTCACGGTGATGCGGGGGCACAGTAATTGCTTTGGGAAGAAGGATTTCATAACTTTGTCTCTCTACATAAAACGATTCAGCATGAAGAAACTATTACTCACCCTGACTCTTGCAGGCACTGCGTTTGCGGGTATAGATGCGCAAACATCCTCTTACACTATTAAGGACGGAGCCGGAAACATAATCAACGGTCAAACCATTACGTTAACGGATGAGCCTTCCACTCCGCTCATCACTTTTGATTTTGACGTCACTAATAACGGGAATCTTCCCAAAACCACCTATATGGAGCGCCAGGAGCTTGTGCTCATACCCAGCACGCAGAATTATTTCTGCTGGGATGTGTGTTATCCGCCGTTTGTTAGCACCTCCACCAATGGGGTGAGCATCACGAACGGAGGAACCTATACACTGGGCACTGTGGATTATCAGCCGCAGGGACAACTCGGCATGTCGGTGATCCGGTATGTGATTTACGATTTTCAGAATCCGAACGACTCAGCCTGGTTCATCATTAACTGGAACATTACACCTGCATCTGTAGAAGAAGAAATGAGCGGTTCCATTCTGCCCGCTTTCCCAAATCCTGCTCTTACGCATACTACAATAAATTACGAACTGCAAGGCCGGAATGGTTATCTGAACATTTGCAATATGCTGGGCGAAATTGTGAAGGTGATTCCCGTAAGCAGCGGAAAGAATTCAGTAACGCTGGACGTAACGGAACTGAAGAGCGGTATTTACTTTTATTCTCTGGTAGCTGAGCATAAGATTCTCGCTACCCGGAAATTCACGGTTTCCCGCTGATTATTTCTAAACTCAAAAAAAACCCGCTTCTTCCGGAGCGGGTTTTTTTATGCATTGAACATTTTTCAGAAGGCGGAGATTCCGGTCACATCGTAGCCGGTGATAAGGAGGTGAATGTCGTGCGTACCTTCGTAGGTAATCACGGATTCCAGGTTCATCATATGCCGCATGATAGGATATTCACCCGTAATACCCATTGCGCCGTGGATCTGTCGCGCTTCACGGGCGATCTGCAAGGCCATGTTCACATTGTTTCGCTTGGCCATAGAGATCTGCTGCGGCGTGGCACGGTGTTCATTCTTAAGCACTCCAAGCCTCCAGGTTAGCAATTGTGCTTTGGTGATCTCGGTAAGCATTTCAGCAAGTTTTTTCTGAGTGAGCTGAAAAGATGCGATGGGCTTATCAAACTGAATGCGCTGTTTGGAATATCGCAAAGCAGAATCATAGCAATCCAGGGCCGCACCAATGGCTCCCCATGCGATTCCGAAGCGGGCAGAATTGAGACAGTTCAGCGGGCCTTTAAGGCCTTTGATATCCGGGAAAATACTGGTCTTGGGTACCTTTACATTATCAAACACCAGTTCCCCTGTGGCGCTGGCCCGCAGACTCCATTTATTGTGTGTTTCAGGAGTAGAAAACCCTTCCATTCCACGTTCCACAACCAATCCGCGGATATCTCCCTTTTCATCTTTTGCCCAAACCACGGCAATATCAGCGAAAGGAGCATTGGATATCCACATTTTAGAACCATTGAGCAGGTAGTGATCCCCTTTGTCTTTTATGTTGGTTAGCATTCCATTGGGATTGGATCCGTGATCCGGTTCGGTAAGTCCGAAGCATCCCATAATCTCACCGGAAGCCAGGCGGGGCAGATATTTCCTCTTCTGCTCTTCACTTCCATATGTATAGATGGGAAACATGACCAGTGAACTCTGAACCGAGGCGGTGGATCTCAAACCGCTGTCGCCCCGTTCCAGTTCCTGCATGATCAATCCGTAGGAGATTTGATCCATCCCTGCACCTCCGTACTCCGCGGGAATATAGGGGCCGAACGCACCGATGGATGCCAGTCCTTTGATCCACTGCTTTGGAAACTGCGCTTTCTGACAGTATTCTTCCACCACCGGACTCACTTCCTTTTTTACCCAGGCCCGTGAAGAATCACGGATCAGTTTATGTTCTTCGCTGAGTAATTCATCCATTAAGTAATAGTCGTGATGCTGATAAAGATCCTTGCTCATAGGGTGATTATTTGACGGCCAAAAGTAGGAAAAAACAGGAGGTTTTTCTTACTTTGTGAGTTGAAAATCAACCCGTCTGACGAGGCTCATATTTTTAAAGGTATCGCCGGCCCTCGGTATGGTTTTTGAAAACACACCGGAAGCCCGGACATTGTCATGAAACACACCTTTTTCTTTTTACCGGCTTTGCTTCTCTGCATCGGTTTTCTCCGCGCTCAGATATATACAGGTAAAACCACCGAGATTACTTTTTTCTCCTCGGCTCCGCTGGAGAATATTACCGCAGTAAATAAAGTGGCCAGGCCCCTGGTGAACACAAAAACAGGTGACGTGCAGATTAAGGTTCCGGTGAGAGGATTCATCTTTGAAAAGCCCCTCATGCAGGAGCATTTCAATGAGAATTACATGGAAACCGATAAATTTCCCGACGCCACTTTCAAAGGGAAACTGGAGGAAAATATTGATTGGGCCAAAGACGGCACCTACAAGGTGAGCATTAAAGGAACGCTGACGGTGCACGGGGTTGAAAAAGAAAGAACACTGCCGGCCGTGGTAACCATTAAGGACGGGATCATACAGGTTGAATGTAAATTTGACATTGTGCTCAAGGATCACTCTATTACCGTACCGGAGCTGGTATTTCAGAAGATCGCGGAGAAAGTGGAAGTGACCATAAAAAGTACACTTCAGGAGTACCATAAAAAACAATAAACGCGCAACATTATGCGACCATACATCCTGCTTCTGTTCACTCTCACCGCATTCCGGCTGGCCGGGCAGGACGATCTGGAAAAAATGATGCAGGAGCTGGATACCACACCTGACGCAAAAGTTTTCGCCACTTTTAAAGCAACGAAAATCATCAACGCCCAGTCAACCGAAACCGTAAAGAAGGGTACACTGGACTTTTGTGTTACGCACCGTTTCGGGAATATAGGAACCGGCAGCGGAGGCGGCGGTCACACCCTGTACGGGTTCGATGAATCCAGTGATATCAGGCTTTCTTTTGATTACGGAATAACCCCCACCCTGTCAGCTGGATTTGCCCGAAGTAAGCGGAGAGAAAATCTGGATGCTACCTTGAAATGGAGATTCCTGGAACAAACCCAGCACGACATTCCGCTGAGTCTGTGCCTGTTCGCCAACGCCGCCTTTTCTCCCATGAAAGCCGGCCAGTTTTATATCGGCGTGCAT
This genomic interval carries:
- a CDS encoding acyl-CoA dehydrogenase family protein — its product is MSKDLYQHHDYYLMDELLSEEHKLIRDSSRAWVKKEVSPVVEEYCQKAQFPKQWIKGLASIGAFGPYIPAEYGGAGMDQISYGLIMQELERGDSGLRSTASVQSSLVMFPIYTYGSEEQKRKYLPRLASGEIMGCFGLTEPDHGSNPNGMLTNIKDKGDHYLLNGSKMWISNAPFADIAVVWAKDEKGDIRGLVVERGMEGFSTPETHNKWSLRASATGELVFDNVKVPKTSIFPDIKGLKGPLNCLNSARFGIAWGAIGAALDCYDSALRYSKQRIQFDKPIASFQLTQKKLAEMLTEITKAQLLTWRLGVLKNEHRATPQQISMAKRNNVNMALQIAREARQIHGAMGITGEYPIMRHMMNLESVITYEGTHDIHLLITGYDVTGISAF
- a CDS encoding T9SS type A sorting domain-containing protein, whose protein sequence is MKKLLLTLTLAGTAFAGIDAQTSSYTIKDGAGNIINGQTITLTDEPSTPLITFDFDVTNNGNLPKTTYMERQELVLIPSTQNYFCWDVCYPPFVSTSTNGVSITNGGTYTLGTVDYQPQGQLGMSVIRYVIYDFQNPNDSAWFIINWNITPASVEEEMSGSILPAFPNPALTHTTINYELQGRNGYLNICNMLGEIVKVIPVSSGKNSVTLDVTELKSGIYFYSLVAEHKILATRKFTVSR
- a CDS encoding T9SS type A sorting domain-containing protein, with amino-acid sequence MKKLSTLFIAGLFAGASFAQTQRLVLVEEFTQASCGPCASQNPAFNTLLDANPTKVVAIKYQTSWPGVDPMNAQTQTWVGPRVTYYNVSGVPHGMMDGTAIVNDCNAYTGAPACLSQTDINNEYAVSAPFSLTAVHTMSSDFDSAYITITITAAQAFTSNGNLKLHLAMVEREINFSTPPGTNGEMDFSWVMRRMYPDANGTTLASSWTNAQTQTLSFNVVLPAYIYNRSQVGFVAFIQQDGNKNVCQAAYSAPVPVTNDAGVTTLTGLPIQQCSGTFTPTVTIINSGAVNLTSCTINMQIDANTPTTLPWTGNLAPSATTNVVLPSQSAGDGSHTFTVWTTIPNGVQDYNPSNDQQLSSFVINTVPDVTPLVEGYQNTTFAPNGWAISNPDNGPTWTRRTGAGGFGNSTACAKMDFFNSTSGNVDEFYMPLADLSGSSTSASLSFNVAYAQYSSENDRLEVKVSTDCGSSWTTVFSKSGATLKTANPTTSAFTPNATQWRNEIVNLNTYAGNNSVLIKFTATSAYGNNLYIDDINLANTTSVEEHESLSGMVVFPNPFAANATISLFLNQSEEVSVRMYNVMGEMVKEIPAGSMNAGENTLSVDGSDLSSGVYYITVTAGGQTITQKVTISH
- a CDS encoding TlpA family protein disulfide reductase; amino-acid sequence: MKKIILSTIALSTLVLFTAFTVRISDGKKVPAVDIKTLDGQKFNTGKLSNNGKPMVIDFWATWCTPCKKELNAIADVYSEWQKETGVKIVAVSIDDSKSSAKVKPYVDSKGWEYDILLDENSDFKRAMNVNNVPHVFVVNGAGEVVWETTTYTEGGEAKLLEVIKNVAAGKKPE
- a CDS encoding T9SS type A sorting domain-containing protein, yielding MKKFILSTLALGAAMFAEAQTQRLVFVEEFTQASCGPCASQNPSFNALLAANTAKAVSLKYQTSWPGVDPMNAQNPTDVQTRVTYYNVTGVPHGRLDGPAIVNDCNAYTGAPVCLSQTEINNRYSTPAPFALQLTHVMSNDFDSAYVTVVITAAQAFTATSALKFHLAMVEKEIHFTTPPGSNGEKDFFMVMRKMYPNANGTTLGSTWTNAQTQTLNFAVAVPSYIYNINELAFVAFIQENNSTKDVHQSAYSAPNTIQFDAGVNSINNTTVVNCTGTYNLTATITNISSNNLTSVDVNYQLDANSPQVINWTGNLAPQAFANVVIPTINAGDGSHTLTVWTTNPNGGGDQYPSNDTQVYNFVVSLTPSSAPLTEGYENTTWPPSEWAVGNTDAYTWTRWTSGGGFGNSASSAKMDFFNAAANTNDELVAPMVDLSSNTTAASLTFNVAYAQYNTLSIDKLEVRVSTDCGATWTTVYSKSGSNLKTTNPQTAVFAPNATAWRNEIVNLNAFAGNNDVIIKFVGISNSGNNLYLDDINIVNSTGVEENTNVIGFNLYPNPSSGNANLDFTLLNEGQVSVEVYTVTGEKIISRDLGTRISGNVNLSNGITLPDGVYMVSLIVDGQKVTKLLTIQQ
- a CDS encoding YceI family protein → MKHTFFFLPALLLCIGFLRAQIYTGKTTEITFFSSAPLENITAVNKVARPLVNTKTGDVQIKVPVRGFIFEKPLMQEHFNENYMETDKFPDATFKGKLEENIDWAKDGTYKVSIKGTLTVHGVEKERTLPAVVTIKDGIIQVECKFDIVLKDHSITVPELVFQKIAEKVEVTIKSTLQEYHKKQ